In the genome of Tissierellales bacterium, the window AACCTCAACCCATAGGGTATAAAGAAGAGCGAATGAAAAGAATATTATTCCAAAGCTCAAGTTATCAAAGCCAATATAAAGAGAAATTAATCCATATGGCAAAATATTTAGTAGTATGTATTTTTTGCTAGAAACTATTTCTTTTAAATTAGCTTGCTCTACAGAAAACTTTGAACCTCTAAACTGAGCATGATGAGATTTTATATGATCAATTTCAGCAGAGTGATGCAGATAAAGGCGGTGATAAAGATATTCTATAAGTGAAGATAATAGTATAGCGCTTATTGATAAGATAAGATACATTGAATCACATCCTTATATTGGTTTATAATGGAAATTAGTGAATAAATTATTTTATAGGTAACTATACTCAAAATATACCCAAGGAGGAGAAGATTAGTATGAAAAAGTTTAGATTATTTATGTTGAGCATAATATTGATAGCAGGATTTTGTATGAGTGGATGTAGTTCAGAGAAAACAAAATCAAGTGTTGATATTGAAACAGCAGCGTGGAATGAAATATTAGAAGATGCAAAAGGACAAGAGGTAGCAGCTTATATGTGGGGTGGCAGTGAAGTAGTAAATCGCTATATGGATGAGTATGTAAGTCCAGAACTTAAGTCAAAATACGATATTGATTTTAAGAGAATACCAGTTACAGATATTGCTGATACTATAAATCAATTGCTTGCTGAAAAGGAAATTCAAAAAAAAGATGGAAGTGTTGACCTTCTATGGATAAATGGAGAAAATTTTAAAAACGCCAAAGAAAATGGTTTATTGACTGAAAAAATAATAGCTAAACTTCCAAGTTATGAATTGTATTTTGACAAAGATTCAGATGAAAATAAATTGGATTTTGGAAATGAAACAGAAGGGTACGAGGTTCCATGGGGAAGATCACAATTGGTATTTACATACAATACAAAGTACGTAAATAATCCACCTAAGAGCATGGCTGAACTTATGGAATTTGCTAAAAAAAATCCAGGTAAATTTGCATACCCTGCTCCACCAGATTTTACTGGAAGTGCCTTTATAAGATTAGCATTATATGAGCTTACAGGAGGATATGAAAAATATTTAGGGGAGTTTACGAGAGAGAGTTTAAAGCCAGAGTTAACTCCACTTTGGGATTATTTAAATGAGATGAAACCATATTTATGGCGAAAAGGAGAAACTTATCCTGAAACTAGTGGAAAGGTAGACCAATTGTATGCTAGTGAAGAGATTTGGATTACCATGTCATATAATCCACTACATGCAGAAGCTATGATTCAAAGTGGGCAGTTTCCAGAAACTACTAGAACTTTTGTGCTAGAGGATGGAACACTTTCAAATACTCATTTTTGGGCTATACCACAAAATAGTACTCAAAAATCAGCGGCACTTGTTGCGATTGATTTTATGGTTTCTCCAGAGGCTCAGATTAGAAAATTGAATCCGAAGCATTGGGGAGATCAGATGGTTATAGACGTTTCTAAGATGAGCGATAATCAGTTATTAGAGTACAAAAATTTGGATTTGGGTGAATCAACATTATCTAGTAGCGAGTTGGAAGAAAAAGCCCTTCCAGAGATGAGTGGACGATATATTCAGGTATTAGAAGCAGAATGGATAGAAAATGTTGCGAAAAATTAGAAAAAACATAATAAGTTATAGTTCAGTATTTTTTGTGTTGATACTTATGCTTTCTGGAATTATACAGGGGATAATGCAGAGTCTTCAAAATGGTGGCATTCAGAATTATATTGAATTATTTGGAAAAGAGGACTTTAGAGATTCGTTACTGCTTAGCCTGCGACTTTCAATTATGACTACGCTTTTAGCAGGAATATTTTGCTTAATTTTGTTTTATTCACTGTATTGTTTACGAGAGAGTGGACTAAATAAAAAAGCTAGAGCAGTAAAAAATATATTATTATTACCAGTACTATTCCCCTATATAGTAGCAGCATTTTGTCTATTCATAATGTTTATGCAAAGTGGTTTTCTGGCAAGAATTTGTTTTAGTTTGGGGCTGATAGATTCTATGAGTGAATTTCCTGTACTCGTAAATGATAGATTTGGAATTGGAATAATACTGGGATATTTGTGGAAGACTATTCCATTTATGTTGTTGATGCTTTATCCAAGATTGGAAGAAATTCAAGAAAGATGGTATGACCTGGGAAAAGTATACGGGGCTAATAGATTTGAGTTTTTTGTTACAATTGTATTCCCCATGATAAAAAACACATTTGTGACTAGCGTTTTTATAATATTTGCATACAGTTTATCTGCATTTGAATTGCCCTATTTTTTGGGTCAGACCTATCCACAAACGCTTTCGGTTTATAGCTATCTGAAATATACAAAGGGGCCATTTGAAGGCAGACCAGAGGCACTTGCTGCCAATTTTGTATTGATAGCTATAGTAATTATCGTGGGAATAATAGGGTGGTACTTTTACGATAAAGGAATTGAGGAGGACAAGAGATGAAGAAAAATCTGACTATAAATTGGATTGTCCTCACCTTATTTAGTTTGATTATGATACTTCCAATTGTAGTTCTTTTAATATGGAGTGTAGGACAGCGCTATTCATGGCCATATATTTTGCCAGAGCATTTTACAATGTCATGGTGGATAAATGTATTTAGCGATGCTAGATTTTACAGCTCGCTTTTAAATACTATAATTATTGGTGCAATGACTAGTATTATTGGACTTGCTATGTCCATACCTATTGGAAAATATTTAAGCAAATACAATAGCTTAAAAAGCAGATTGTTAGAGGGAATTATGTTTTTGCCGATACTAATATCACCAGTTGTAATAACTCTAGGTCTTTATAAGAGTTTGAGTATAATGGGATTAACTGGTAATATGTTTGGAATTATAATAGTTCATTTGATTCCATGTTTGCCATATGGTATAAGAATTATAAAGGCTAGTTATGAAAATTTTGATTATAGATATTTAGAACAGTCAAAATTTTTAAATGCCAAATCTTATCAGATTCGATTATTTGTACAAATACCTATGATGTGGCCGAGTTTTTTGGCGGGGTTTCATTTAATGTTCTTGATATCCATGAGTCAATATGTTTTGACTTTATTTGTCGGAAATGGTAGAGTACAGACATTATCAACTCAAATGTATCCTTATTTAAGTGGTGGAAATATGAGTATAGGTGCTATCTACAGCTTAGTATTTGCTTTGGTAGCAGTATCATTTATGTTGATATTAGAGAAAATACTTAGCAAAAGATATAAAAGGAATTAGGGGTGGTTTTGTGAGTATAGATATTAGAAATTTGAAATTTAAATATGATGATAAAAATTTCGAGCTTGAGTTAACAAATCTTTCTATCAAAGAAGGATGCTTTCACACACTTTTAGGAGCGTCAGGTTGCGGAAAAACAACTCTTTTGAGATTACTTGCAGGTCTTGAAAATCACACGATTGGAGAAATTAAAATAGACCAAAATGATGTTGGGTATATATTTCAAGAAGCGTTGTTATTACCGCATTTAAATGTTCTCGATAATGTTTGTTTTGGTTTAAAAATGAAAGGAATAAAGAAAAAAGAGCGATATGATATAGCTAGAAGATATTTAAAAGAGCTTCAGATAGAAGAACTAGGGAGTCGGTATCCTAGAGAGATAAGTGGAGGGCAGGCACAAAGAGCTGCTATAGCTAGAGCACTAGTGCTAAAACCTAGAATATTATTAATGGATGAACCATTTAGTGCTTTAGACGAACAGCTTAGAAAAAACATGAGAAAGCTCATAAAACGATTACACAACAAATACAAAATGACTATTGTATTTGTTACGCATGATTTGGAAGAATCTTTCGAAGTTTCAGATGTTATAAGTATAATGAAAGAGGGTAAAGTATTACAGACGGGGACTGTTGATGAATTGTTAAACTGTCCAAAATCAATTAAAGTTGCCGAATTTTTAGGGTATAAAAATATATTTGAGGGCAAAGTCATAGACGGAGTATTGACAATCGGGGATAGTTTTAAAAAGCAAATAGATTCTGAAAATGGAACTAAAAAGGTGCTTTTGAAATCAGGTAATTTCATAAGATCAGATGAAAATAAGTTTGAAATGAAAGGTATTGTAGCAGATGTGAAGTCTAATTTGATGGGTTATGTTTTATCGATTGAAAATGATGGATATTTGTGGGAATTATTTAGCTCAAAACGAGAAGAGCTAGGAACAAAAACATATTGGACATTTGATGGAGAGCCATATTTTTTCTATGAATAATCGGGAGATGATGATATGAAACAATATGATTTAGTAGTTATAGGTGCAGGAGGAGCTGGAATAACAGCAGCACTGACTGCAGTTGGATTTGGAAAGAGGGTTGCACTAGTTGACAAAAATCTACCTGGGGGAGAGTGTACTTGGTCAGGTTGTATACCATCTAAAGCATTGATACATTTGGGTAAGAGAGTTCACGAAGCGTGTAAGTTAGATTTTATTTCGGAGGCACTTACGATAGAGTTGGATTCAGTTGCTATAATGGATTCGGTTAGAACAACCATACAAAATGTTTATGCAGGTGAAACTCCAGAGGCTTTTAAGAGAAAAGGTGTGGATTTTTATAGAGGTACAGCTAGATTTGAATCGCAAAACCAATTGAGAGTGGAATCACAGGTAATAACGGCAGAGAAATTTATAGTAGCAACTGGGACTAAACCAGCTCCAATTAGGTGTGCCGTTGAAGAGGGCGTAGAGATTCTGACTAATGAAAATATATTTAAGATGGAGACTATACCTGAAAGTATGATTATAGTTGGAGCAGGTCCAATAGCTATAGAAATGGCCCAGGTTTTTAATAGGCTAGGCTGTGATGTAGGGGTTATATTGAGGCGCAGACACATATTGAAAAAGGAAGATGCTGAACTTAGCAGAAGATTGAAACATAATTTAGAGGATGAAGGCGTTCATTTTGTTGATAACTTTAAACTTCAAGCAATTTCAAAATCAGAGCATGGAGTAAGGCTTTGTGGAGAGGGAAATAAGCATATAGAAACACAAAAAGTATTTGTTGCAATTGGGAGAATTGTAGATCTTGGAGAACTATTTCCAAGCGATATGGAAATGGATTGGGATTTCAAAGGGATTAGAGTTAATAAGTATTTGCAGACTACTCAGAAAAACATATATGCTTGTGGTGATGTGGTTGGACCTTATAGGTTTAGCCATATGGCAGAATATCAAGGAATGCTGGCAGCTAGGAATGCGATATTACCTTTTGTGTTGAAAAAAAGAGTGAGATACGATCTTATTCCTTGGGTTACATTTACAGATCCTGAGTTAGCTCGTTTTGGAATAACAGAGCTACAGGCAGAAAGCATACTAGGAGAAGGCAATTATAAAGTATATGAATATGATTATAGGGACTTAGACCGTGCGAAAACAGAAGAGACTACAAATGGATATATAAAGGTGATAGTCGATAAAAAAAATTATATTTTGGGAGTACATATATTGGGCGAACGCGGTGGAGAACTGTTGCATGAGTTTAAGCTGATGGCAGATAGAAAAATAAAGCTAACGAAAATACAAAGTATGATTCATGCTTACCCAACATATAGCGATGCAATAAGACAAATTGGGAAAAAAGCTTATGTAGAGAGCCTTTTAAATAACCCTATAGTGAAATTATTAAGAAAAGATAAATCTTAGAAAGAAGCTGATTGAATTTGAAAAAACATAATAAAAAATTGATGATATTTTTAGTAATTATTATTTGCTTTTTGTTGTTTAGATATTTTAATTTAGGCGAGTATTTTACATTTGAGTCTATTAAAGGCCATAGTGGGGAATTAAAAGCTTATTTGAATGAAAATTTTGCTTTATTTACGATAGCATTTATATTATTTTATATAATATCTGCTGCACTTTCAGTACCTTGGGCTACACTTCTTACTATGCTCTCAGGATTTTTGTATGGAACTATATTGGGTGTATTCATAGTAAATATCGGAGCAACTATAGGATCATTACTGGCATTTTGGGCAGCAAGGTATTTATTTAGAGATAGTCTAAAAAGCAAATATGGAGATCGATTGGAAAAAGTTGATAAAGAGCTTAGAGAAAATGGTGCTAGTTATATGCTTTTTTCGCGCCTTATACCAGCATTCCCGTTTTTCCTCATAAATATAGCAGCTGGTCTCACTGAGATGTCTACAAAGAGATTTGTTTGGACGACTATGATTGGTATAATTCCTGGAAGTGCAGTTTATGCTTTTGCGGGTGAAAGTTTAAATTCTATTGATTCTGCATCAGGAATATTGACACCACAGATACTGTTAGCATTTTGTTTTTTGGGACTATTTGCATTGGTACCTACAGTGCATAAAAAGATTAGATATAAGAAAAATTTATAACGGCGAGATATTCATAATAATTCTCTATAAACCCCTTTTGGAATTCTTATAGAAAAACTAGGACTTGTTTGATAGAATGGAAAAAGATTGATTAACTATCAAATGAGTTTTTATTTTTAGTGAATTCGGAGGGGTTTTTTGTGAGTAAATTTAATAAATGGATTAGTATGTTAGCTGTTGCAGGAATATTGTTGGTAGGAGTAGCGGGTTGTTCTTCAAATACTGATTCAAAAACAAGTGAATCGAATGCTACAAATACTGAGTCGAGCGTAGAAGCAGAGACAAAGATAGAGGTAGAGTATACATATGAAAACAATGATTATTTAGTTGATGCACAGTGGTTAGAAGAAAATATAAATGATGAAAATTTGGTAATTATAGATGCTAGGGGTCAAAAAGCATATGATGCAAAGCATATAAAAAACGCCATACCAGTTGCATGGCAAGGATTATCAAATATGGCTGGAAAACCAGGGGATTTAAATTGGGGAACAGTTGGTTCTGATAAAGAAAATTTGTCGAAATTAATAGGAAGTCTTGGTATAAACGAGGAAAAGAAAGTAGTAATTTATGCTGCAGCTCAAAATGGTTGGGGCGACGATGGTAGAATTATGTGGACTCTTTCTAAAGCAGGATTGAATAACGTTAGACTATTAAATGGTGGTATGGATTATTTTGCTCAAAATACTAGTGATGAATTGCTAAATAGTGAAGCACACGAACCTACAGCGGTAGATTTTGAAATAAAAGAGATAAATGAAGATGGAAACATAACGATAGACGAACTTATGAAAAACTATAATGATTATAAAGTGTTAGATACTAGAGCTCAAGATGAATATGATGGAGCACAAAAATACGGAGAGGCTAGAGGCGGACATTTGCCAGGAGCTACATTAGCAAAATACACAGATTTGTTTAGAGAAGATGGGCGTTTGAAAGACAAAGCTGAGTTAGAAAAGTATTTTAGTGAAGAACTAAAATTAAATAAAGAGGATAAAATAGTTACTTACTGTACTGCGGGTATCAGATCTGGTTATATGCAAATCGTACTTGAGATGGCTGGATATGAAAATGCTAAAAATTACGATGGATCATACTATGAGTGGGCAGGTAGTGACAAGACTGAAGTAGAGAAGTAATATAAATTTTAATCCAAAACATTTTGCTTTTGGATGCATTGAATAGGCATAGATATTTTGACAAAATGGGGACAGGAATGAATACTTGTCTCCTTTAATATTGATTAGATAGTTTTGATTTAGTAAGCAAGTTTGTTTTTTGGAGGGATAGATATGGAAACACAAGCGAAAAAAAGAAATAAAGTTTGGATTCGTTTAGCATTTGTATTGGCAATTTTGGGAAGTTATTTTTTGATACCACAGGTTAAGCTTCAGGTAAATCAAGTTGTAATGCTCTTTAGTATGGCTAATATTGAGACTATAAAACAATATATTTTGAGTTTTGGGATATGGGCACCTGTGATATCATTTTTCCTTATGATATTTCAATCGCTTATGGCGCCATTACCAGCTTTTCTCATAACATTTGCAAATGCAGGTCTTTTCGGATGGTTATGGGGAGCACTTTTGTCATGGGCATCAGCTATGGCTGGAGCATCACTTTGTTTTTTACTTGCAAGATTTTTGGGGAGAGAGTTTGTTGAGAAACTAAATAGCAAAGGAACTCTAAATCAGATAGAAGAGTTTTTTGATAAGCACGGTAAATATGCTATACTTATAGCTAGACTTTTACCATTCATGTCATTTGACATAGTTAGTTATGCGGCAGGTCTTACATCTATGAGTTTCTGGTCGTTTTTTTGGGCTACTGGTCTAGGTCAGTTGCCTGCGACTTTGATATATTCGTATGTAGGTGGAATGCTTACTGGAGGAGTAAAGTATTTTGTTATGGGTTTATTTTGTTTATTTGCTATTTCAGCACTTATATTCTTGATGAAAAAAATGGCGAATGAAAAGAAAAATTCAGAAGTGGATATGGTTTCACAAAAGAGTCATATTCCAGAAAATGAAAACGTAGTTTAGTAGTGTATCTGTAAAGGGTGTATGTTATGAATAAAGAGTCCTCGTATTATATAGAAAAATGTTTAAATAGCTGCGTTGATTGTAAAAAGTGTATGAAAAATTGTCCTATGATTGAAAACTATAGTTCGTCTCCTAAAAGTTTGCTTAAAAGGTTAGCTGAAGGCGAATTAATGGAATCGGCAGCATATGCTTGCTGTCAATGTGGATATTGCGAAGCTGTTTGTCCTACGAATACACCACTTATGGGAGTTTTTACTTCGATTAGATCCGAAGTACAAAACAAAAAAAGTTTTTTCAGCATTGGAAAAGGAAGCTTAGCGGTTGGATTTCATCAAAGAAACAGTTTTAGTAGTTTTTTTACTGGTGCAAGTAAAATTAAGTCAAAAAAAGCATTCTTTCCAGGTTGTAGTTTGCTATCATATAGTGAAGAAATAGTGTATAAAACATACAAGCACATGAAGAACATTGACCCAGAGATGGGTCTTAAGATATATTGCTGCGGAAAGCCAACATTAGATATGGGGAAAAACTCGAAGTTTGAAGAGCGGTTTAAAAGTGTTATGCAATCGATGAAGGATCAAGGGACTCAAGAACTCATAGTGGCTTGCGCTAATTGCTATGAGGTTTTCAAGAAATATGGAGACGGGATAGTAGTTACTTCATTATGGGAGTGGCTGAGGGATAATGGCGTTCCAAAGAAATGTAACTATCGTGGTAATAATTTGAAATTTGCGCTACATGACCCTTGTCCTATAAGGAAAAGAAATGAAATTCATGAAGCAGTAAGAGAAGTGCTCGAGGATATTGAACTTCCATTTGAGGAATTTGAGTATAACAGAGATAAAACTCTTTGCTGTGGTGCAGGTGCAATGGTAAAGCTCACGGAGACAAAACTTGCGCTTAAGCAGATGGAGAAGAGAGCGAATCAAACAGAATGTAGTCATATAGTGACGTATTGTGAGTCATGTGTTGAATCTATGATAGATGGTGGAAAACCTGCTGTTCATATTTTAGATTTGTTGTTTAACAGTGAGAATATCAAAAAGAGAAATTATGAACAACTGATTCCAAAAACTAGTGAGCGGTGGAAAAATAGGAGACGAGGAGTACAGCGGCTTAAAGAGCTATAAACCATAACTGGGACTAAGAATGGTATCGCATTGCCTTTCTTAGTCCCAGTATTTTGATTATTTATGTTTTAATTAAAATTTGAAGTGTTCTAGTATTTCATGTAAATGAGCCGCAAGTTCGCTTAAGTTTTGAGATTCTGAAGCGAGATTATCCATTCCGGCTAGTTGTTCCTCAGTAGTAGCACTCATTTCTTCCATAGCAGCAGAGGTTTCTTCTGATAGTGCAGATACAGATTCTATGAAGTGAATGATTTCGTCTTTTTGGGATTTCATTTCTTCAGCTTCATCTTTTGATTGACTAGCAATATCAAAAAGAATTTCTAATTCATTTATTATATTGTTGAAAATATCTTCGGTTTCATTTACGATTTCAACATTTCCGGATACTATTTGTTCGGATGATTCAGTTTGCTGAACGGCTACAGTTGATTTGTTTTGTATATCCAAAATTTTGTCTCGAATATCCTCTGTTGCTTTGCTAGTTTGCTCAGCTAAATCTCTAATTTCATCTGCAACCACAGCAAATCCTTTTCCGGCTTCACCAGCTCGTGCAGCCTCTATAGAAGCATTTAATGCAAGAAGATTTGTTTGTTCTGATATTGAATTTATCATGTCAACTATGGTGGATATTTCACCAGATGATTGATCCATTTGCTCGACAATATTTTTTATCATGGCAACGGATTTTTGATTTGCATCTGATTGGTCATTTAGCGCAGTTAGAGCAGAGCTTCCTTTGTTTGATAGATCATGTATAGTATTGGTTTTTGTGTAAATTTCTTCAGTTTGATTTATTAGAGATTCAATCCTATCAGATAAATCATGAATACTTTGTACGCTTTGCTCTGTTTGAGTAGCTTGATCTGTAGTACCTTGAGTAACTTCATTTACAGTTGAGCTAACTTCATCTAACGCTTGCTTGGATTCATTTGCAATTACAACCATTGCTTCAGATGCTGATTTTACAGAATCCGAAGCATGAAAAGCATCTCGGATTACCTCACTTATTGATTTTAGTGCATGGTTATATGCATTTGCTATTCGACCGATTTCGTCATTTGATTTTATATCTAAATCATGAGTCAAATCACCCTTAGAAAAAATTGTCATACTATCAACTAAAAGAGGAACCTGCTTGAGAGCTCTAGTTGTTATTACGAATAAAATAACTAAAAGTAATATAGTTACGGATACAAAGGCGCTTGTATTTAGGAATACAAAACGACTTACAATTTCATTAGTTTCAGATTTTGGAACCATTGTACCAACGGACCATGAGCTAGATGAAACAGGTGCATATGCAAAGTATTTAGTTATATCTTCATAAGTGTATTCGGATATTCCACTTTTGCCTTTTGTCATCTCTTGAGCTAATTCGCCTAATTTACCATCTAAAGTTGTCATATTGGTCTTTGTTATTTGATTAGGATCAGGGTGCTCTACTACAATTCCTAATTTAGAGATAAGTATTGGATATCCAGTTTTACCAATATTGTATCGGCTCATTAGTTCTTTGATTTCGCCTAATTGTAAATCAATACCGACATTCCCTATTATTTTGCCATTGTCTTTTATTGGAGAGACTATAGATATTACTATTGAACCAGTTACATTATCTACATAAGGTTCAGTATAAGTAAGCCCATTTACTTGTGACATTTCTTTAAACCAACCTCTGCTAGTTATGTCAAAAGTTTCAGAAGCATCGTAGTCATATATGTCAGTTATAAGATCATTAGCAGCAACTGAACCTAGCCAAACAAGTCCAAGATTTTTGTCAGAGTTTTTAATGTTTAGGAGAGTATCGACTACAGAATCGTAGCTTGGATCTAATCTTTTTTCATTACGACTTTTATAATTTTTAACAATTTCTGTTAAATCTTTGTTTTGAGACATTTGAGCAACTAACATGCCATATTCTTTGAAAAAAGAATCTATATCACTTGCTATTAGCTGAGCATCTTTCAAGAGTTCTTTTTGGACTTGAGTTTCAAGTTGAGTTGAAACTGTGGAGTTTATCCAAGAACCCATTAAAATAAAGGTGATTAGAGTTACCGCAAATGTTATTCCTAAAATTTTTCGCCTTAAACTACTTTGTTTTATCATGTAAAAGCCTCCTTTTAGATGAGTTGTGTTAAAATGAAGTTATAAATGGGCATAGTATTATTATGAATTATACTCATTAAGTAGTATCATTATTTTAAATACCCACAATTTAGAATAATCGAGATTAAAAATAACATATAATTATAAACAGAAGAGGAGAATAAAAAATGTTAGATACTTATGGTAGAAAATATGTTAATAAATGGATAGATTCGGGAGCAAATTTGTTTTCAAGAATGAAGTTCACGCCAAATGCAGTCACTAAAATAGCATTTTTGCTAGGAATAATAGTTGGTCCACTTGTGTATCTTGATAAACCTATTATTGCAACTATTGTGCTTTGGATATCAGGCTACCTAGATGCAGTAGATGGAGCACTAGCTAGAAAAACTAAAAAAACGAGTTCGTGGGGAACTTTAATGGATATTACCTTCGATAGATTGGTTGAAATATCAGTGATAATGGGATTTGCATTTTACGATTTAGACAGATCTATATATTTATTGGCTATGACGAGTGCTATTATATTTTCTATGACGGTTTTTCTTGCGGTTGGAGCATTGGTCGATGCAGAAAGCCAAAAATCATTTTACTATCAAGCTGGGGTTATGGAACGAACAGAGGGTTTTTTATTTTTTACAGCGATGATACTTATTCCAAGTCAATTTAAAGTACTTGCAGTTATTTATGCTGGTTTAGTCTATTTCACCGGAGGGCAAAGACTTTTAGAGGCGAGAGATGTAATGGAGTAAAAAATATTTGACAAAGAGATTTTATAAGGTTATACTGTAGTTACAACTGGTACGAACCACATGACAAGGTACGGGGGGAGATATATGAAAAAAATTGATAAAAAGAGCAGAGTGCCCCTTTATTA includes:
- a CDS encoding (Fe-S)-binding protein — its product is MNKESSYYIEKCLNSCVDCKKCMKNCPMIENYSSSPKSLLKRLAEGELMESAAYACCQCGYCEAVCPTNTPLMGVFTSIRSEVQNKKSFFSIGKGSLAVGFHQRNSFSSFFTGASKIKSKKAFFPGCSLLSYSEEIVYKTYKHMKNIDPEMGLKIYCCGKPTLDMGKNSKFEERFKSVMQSMKDQGTQELIVACANCYEVFKKYGDGIVVTSLWEWLRDNGVPKKCNYRGNNLKFALHDPCPIRKRNEIHEAVREVLEDIELPFEEFEYNRDKTLCCGAGAMVKLTETKLALKQMEKRANQTECSHIVTYCESCVESMIDGGKPAVHILDLLFNSENIKKRNYEQLIPKTSERWKNRRRGVQRLKEL
- a CDS encoding methyl-accepting chemotaxis protein, which encodes MIKQSSLRRKILGITFAVTLITFILMGSWINSTVSTQLETQVQKELLKDAQLIASDIDSFFKEYGMLVAQMSQNKDLTEIVKNYKSRNEKRLDPSYDSVVDTLLNIKNSDKNLGLVWLGSVAANDLITDIYDYDASETFDITSRGWFKEMSQVNGLTYTEPYVDNVTGSIVISIVSPIKDNGKIIGNVGIDLQLGEIKELMSRYNIGKTGYPILISKLGIVVEHPDPNQITKTNMTTLDGKLGELAQEMTKGKSGISEYTYEDITKYFAYAPVSSSSWSVGTMVPKSETNEIVSRFVFLNTSAFVSVTILLLVILFVITTRALKQVPLLVDSMTIFSKGDLTHDLDIKSNDEIGRIANAYNHALKSISEVIRDAFHASDSVKSASEAMVVIANESKQALDEVSSTVNEVTQGTTDQATQTEQSVQSIHDLSDRIESLINQTEEIYTKTNTIHDLSNKGSSALTALNDQSDANQKSVAMIKNIVEQMDQSSGEISTIVDMINSISEQTNLLALNASIEAARAGEAGKGFAVVADEIRDLAEQTSKATEDIRDKILDIQNKSTVAVQQTESSEQIVSGNVEIVNETEDIFNNIINELEILFDIASQSKDEAEEMKSQKDEIIHFIESVSALSEETSAAMEEMSATTEEQLAGMDNLASESQNLSELAAHLHEILEHFKF
- a CDS encoding CDP-alcohol phosphatidyltransferase family protein, with translation MLDTYGRKYVNKWIDSGANLFSRMKFTPNAVTKIAFLLGIIVGPLVYLDKPIIATIVLWISGYLDAVDGALARKTKKTSSWGTLMDITFDRLVEISVIMGFAFYDLDRSIYLLAMTSAIIFSMTVFLAVGALVDAESQKSFYYQAGVMERTEGFLFFTAMILIPSQFKVLAVIYAGLVYFTGGQRLLEARDVME